TTGTTGTTCTGATCCAGATAGAATCCGGCGGTATCCCTCACCAGACGGCTGACCCACAGGTAGCCCGATCCGTCGTAGTTCTCCAGGGAGTAGCGCACACCCATGGTGTCGGGAAGTATGCTGATGCTGCCCGGGATGTACTCGGTGTAATTGGAGTTGTTATAGATCTTGATGTTCGATGTATTGAGGGTGGCCGGGTTCATCTTGCGGGTGAACCGGATCACCAGGCCCCGGTTGGCATCAACATAGGCGGTTGACAGCACCCGCAGGTTGGTGGCCTGGGCGGGAATGCCTCCGTTGCGGGGATCGTAAGTGCGGAACTTGATCCGCTCCCGATCCAGGAACTCGTTCTCGGCATCTCCATTGCTGTTCCCGTCAAGCATGTTGCCCTTCATGTCCTTGATGGAGGTCTTTACGGTGAAGAAATAATCGTTGGAATCCACCAGGACCGTGGCCAAAGGACGGAAACGAACGATATACAGGCTCGGTGCGAAACTTTCCTCAACATACATGGCCGGAAGGGTGACCACCTGGCCGTTGGCCTTGGTCAGCACAAAGGCATCCTGGGTGATGCTGGCCCGGTCAACGCTGTCGTTATCCGTGATCCATATCTCAATGGAATCGGTGGTGCTGAAATAGATAGCGTCGTTGGTGGGATTGATCATGCCCACCAGGGGAGGCGTAACGTCGTAGGCAGCGGTGGTTGTGGTAAAGCCCGTGAATTGCTCCCGATAAAAATCCTGCGGGTCCACCCAGTCGTTGCCGTTGCCGTCCAGGGCATGCCCGTGGATGTCCCTGACACCGGTGGTGACCGTCACCAGGTACCTGGCGTCATCATCCCAGCCATTGGTGGCTTTGATGATGGCCTTTTTGGAGGTCTTGTCGTAGGACACTGTGTACTGCTGGGGGGTGGATAGATGCTCCACCTCCTGAAGCAGGATGGTGCTGGTGGTGACGGTGGCCGGGTTGATGTCGGCGTCGAACAGCACTATGATCTCATCGTAGGTCGGCGACTCATAAAGGGCATTGTTGCCGTCCCGGGTGTTGATGCTCAGCACGGTCGGGCCCTGGGATTCCATGGCGGTGGTCGGCAGGAATGAACTGGTGATCGGTTCGAACGGATTTTCCTTCTTGCCGCATCCCACGATGACGGCCCCGATCAAAAGGACAACAGTCAGAGTATATAAGGCTTTTTTCATCTCTTTTGTTCCTCTCTTTTAGAATTTAAATACGGCTGAAAGCTTCCAATTGGTCAGGTCGTTCAACTGGGCAAAGCCCATGAAATCCAACTGCAGGTTGGGGGTGACCTTCCATCCGGCGCCGTAGGTATAGTTGGTGTAGCTGTAAGCCTCTTTGTAGGTCTGGGATACTCCGGTCACATCATCCAGCGGATTGGGGGTATAGGTGGTGGTGGTGGAGCCGTCGCCCATGCGGGTGACGGTGGTCTCCATCTCGCTGCCGCCGGTCAGGGTCTCGTTGTCGGTGAAGTCAAAATTGCTGATCTGATGATCGGCTCCCAGCCGGAAGACTATATTATCGGTCAGATTGAACTCCACTCCCACCGGCAGTGAAAGCAGGTATCCGGCTTCGGTGACCTTGTATTCCCAGGTCTCCCCCCGGGTGGTGGTCGCCACATAGCTGGTGGGCAGGGAGGTGTTGTTCATAAAGCGATACTCGGATACTGTCCGATCTGCCCGGTCACTGGTTCCGGTCATCTCCGTGCCGCTGGTGGTGAAGCCCAGCCCGATGGCGAATACGGCCTTCTCCAGCTTGGCGGTGTTGACCATCCGGAAATCTATCTGGTTCTGGGTATATTCCCCGGTAACCGCTTCGGTATAGCTGTCGGTGTAATAATCCGAGCTTATACTCACGCTTTGCTCATGATAGGCTCCCTCAAAGGTCGCATCCTCCGCGGTGTAACCCATATGTGTGAACTGCAGGTCAAAGCGGGTATTGACGTCATCGGTCCACTTGTAGACATAGGCACCGCCGCCGGAAAAAGCGGTCCCGGAGTATGTGATGTCGCGAGTCTCGGTCTCGGTCTCGCCGTAGCTGTCGCCGCCGGGGACGGCCTCATTGTAAATATAATCATATTCTTCCAACATATCAATACCGCCCATGCCGATGGCCAGCCGCAGGCTGAGGTCCATCTTGTCATTCATCGGCTTCCAGACCGAGGCGCCGATCCAGTTCTCGGAGCTGATCTCGGCAAAGCTGCCGGTATCGCTGCCGGCCTCGGTATAGATGGTCTGCCCGGTTATGATGTTCTGCTCCAAGAGGTCCCAGGTTGCGAAACCATCCTCTTTGTAGGACTCTACGGTGCGTTTGAAAGCCAGGCCCAGTCTCATGTCGTTTACCTGTCGGGCGTATCCCAGGAAATAATCGGTCTTGCCTTCCTGGCCCTGCCACTGGTCTTCTTCCTTGGTGGTCTCCCTGTAATCGTATCCGGGGTTGGTCCCGGGATCGATGTCGGTCAGGGTCACATTTTCAACGACCTGGCTGTCGGCCTCCATTATATAGTTGCGGGAATACAGCAGACCCAGCTTGCCATAGCCGAAGATATCCGAGGTTCCGCCCACCACATAGGTGCCGGCATCGGAGGGGTTGAACTGTTCTTCGTTCTTGTTGTAGATGTTGGCCAGGTTGGTGTAGAGGTACTTGCCGTCGATCAGGTCGATCCGGGCCGGATCCAAAAATCCCCAGCGGCCCAGCATCAGGTCCAGGTTATCCTCCAATAACCCGGCGGTCGACTGGTTGCGGAACGAATTGTACCAGGGATAGGTTTGCTCCACTGGCGCCTGGGCCAAAGCTGCTGACGCCATCACTAGCAAAACCAGGACGGTCAAAACTTTTGCTCTCATTTTTCCTCCAATTATTAGTTTAGCTTTAGGTTGATGATATTAATGTAAGTTTTATTATTCCCTAACCTAAAATTACGGTGAACTGGAATCTCACCCCCTTTCGTACTTAATGTTGTAATAATACAATTAGATAACATTTATGTCAAGCATTAATTTATAAAATTATTGACTATTTTTGCCGAGATGGTATAATAACAGTTCAAACGGACATTTAGTTACATTATTACTTCGGCAAATAAATAGCGCAATGTGTCATTCCTGCGAAGGCAGGAATCCAGGCCTGGATGCCCGTTTTCACGGGCATGACAAAAAGGACGTTCAAAAAACGGGTAAGGATTATTCACCTATTTAATTGCCGGAGTAATAATATGAAGAAAATTTTGCCTCTGGTTATCTTCGGATTCCTGTGGGTTGTTTCCCTGGGATGGTTCGGATACCAAAAGGCCGGATGTCAGAAACCGGTCGTCACCCTGCAGGGCGACACCACCGCCTACAAGGAGACCTGGCATGGCATCTATTTCTCCGGGCAGAAGGCCGGCTATTCGGTGACCGTCTCTCAAAGCCTGGATGGCGGCGGCCGCCAGGTCAGCAACCGGGCTTTTTTAAGGATCAACATGATGGACACCCCCCAGCAGATCAAGACCGTCACCAGCTACCAGCTGGATAGGAACTTTTACCTGCAGGATTTCGATTTCGTGATGGAGGGGGCCGCCGAGATAAATGTCCACGGCCGGGTGAACGGCCAGCAATTGGATATCGACGTAACCACCGGCGGGCAGAAACAGCGGCAGACCATTAAATTAGACGGCCCGGTCTACCTGCCGG
This genomic window from Candidatus Edwardsbacteria bacterium contains:
- a CDS encoding Ig-like domain-containing protein, translating into MKKALYTLTVVLLIGAVIVGCGKKENPFEPITSSFLPTTAMESQGPTVLSINTRDGNNALYESPTYDEIIVLFDADINPATVTTSTILLQEVEHLSTPQQYTVSYDKTSKKAIIKATNGWDDDARYLVTVTTGVRDIHGHALDGNGNDWVDPQDFYREQFTGFTTTTAAYDVTPPLVGMINPTNDAIYFSTTDSIEIWITDNDSVDRASITQDAFVLTKANGQVVTLPAMYVEESFAPSLYIVRFRPLATVLVDSNDYFFTVKTSIKDMKGNMLDGNSNGDAENEFLDRERIKFRTYDPRNGGIPAQATNLRVLSTAYVDANRGLVIRFTRKMNPATLNTSNIKIYNNSNYTEYIPGSISILPDTMGVRYSLENYDGSGYLWVSRLVRDTAGFYLDQNNNGISGEAAYTTNEGTYQTSDDLFASIAYNSGLEMILFNDMAEDGNVGWSTRGTTPQLWHRSTRSVSANTNNGGLYAWHCGVDADSSYLVAGPTAVHDTLMMPEIDLTAYNIYSNCRIRYDRWYQTDGGADACRLIASTDNGANWSTVITWSGTSAAWLSTSMSLNGYLGARVRLALAFDTDAVGNVWPSEGFYIDNIRLVVY